Proteins from one uncultured Anaeromusa sp. genomic window:
- a CDS encoding electron transfer flavoprotein subunit alpha/FixB family protein, producing MAGIWVCSEDANVTKQLLTAGKLLTEPLQQPLCALTLEESAAAELVACGADKVIVLKGEGLWPESYAAAVAKITEREDPVALLIGGTMRGKDLAAKVAAHLQSGLVTDAQVLRVENGAIETERMMYGGLAVCTETLSGLALVTIPPRKFEVPPKEESRAGEIVVEAVSTEDAMIIGNVCPIVKQGADISIAEKLVCVGRGLGKEEDMALVRDLAAALGAEIGCTRSVAEDYHWLPSETYIGLSGQKVKPNLYLSVGVSGQVQHVAGIRDSKVIVAVDTNENAPIFAAADYGIVGDLYQIVPLLTKAVHS from the coding sequence ATGGCTGGAATTTGGGTTTGTTCAGAAGATGCCAATGTGACAAAGCAATTGTTGACAGCAGGTAAATTATTAACAGAACCGCTGCAACAGCCGCTGTGTGCGCTAACTTTGGAAGAAAGCGCTGCGGCAGAACTTGTAGCCTGCGGTGCTGATAAAGTTATTGTTTTAAAAGGAGAGGGGCTTTGGCCGGAAAGTTATGCGGCGGCCGTGGCCAAGATAACGGAGAGAGAAGACCCTGTGGCGTTGCTGATTGGCGGTACCATGCGAGGTAAGGATTTGGCGGCCAAGGTGGCGGCGCACCTTCAAAGCGGCTTAGTAACAGATGCCCAGGTATTACGAGTGGAAAACGGAGCTATTGAAACAGAACGTATGATGTATGGAGGGCTGGCGGTTTGCACGGAAACATTGTCGGGGTTGGCTTTAGTTACGATTCCGCCTCGTAAATTTGAAGTTCCGCCCAAAGAAGAATCAAGGGCAGGGGAGATTGTCGTTGAAGCGGTGAGCACTGAGGACGCTATGATTATTGGCAATGTTTGTCCGATTGTCAAGCAGGGAGCCGATATTAGTATAGCGGAGAAGCTGGTTTGTGTAGGGCGCGGTTTGGGTAAAGAAGAAGACATGGCCCTCGTACGAGATCTGGCAGCTGCTTTGGGAGCGGAAATCGGCTGCACGCGGAGCGTGGCGGAAGATTATCACTGGTTGCCCAGCGAAACGTATATCGGCCTGTCCGGACAAAAAGTGAAACCGAATTTGTATTTATCGGTAGGCGTTTCTGGCCAGGTTCAGCATGTGGCTGGGATTCGGGACTCCAAGGTGATTGTGGCGGTAGACACAAATGAAAATGCCCCCATTTTTGCCGCGGCAGATTATGGAATTGTCGGTGACTTGTATCAAATTGTTCCTTTATTAACGAAGGCGGTGCACTCGTAA